Proteins encoded by one window of Pseudomonas sp. LS44:
- a CDS encoding DUF4149 domain-containing protein, translating to MISWQLAQTFWVGGLWLLHFVMLPALTKMGLAPLLIDEVANTLNPLLMGFAAFCALLQMLVLWPTLGTRGMRSDTRAQLLLTVLVMTAVYFVVHTVAPQAMRWLLFNYLVVALCGLLLVLQPVPGSRAR from the coding sequence ATGATCAGCTGGCAACTGGCCCAGACATTCTGGGTCGGCGGCCTGTGGCTGTTGCACTTCGTTATGCTGCCGGCCTTGACCAAGATGGGTCTGGCGCCGCTGCTGATCGACGAAGTCGCCAATACCTTGAATCCGCTGCTGATGGGCTTCGCCGCGTTTTGCGCGCTGCTGCAAATGCTGGTGCTGTGGCCGACGCTCGGTACGCGTGGCATGCGCAGCGATACCCGTGCGCAGTTGCTGCTGACAGTGCTGGTCATGACGGCGGTGTATTTCGTCGTCCACACCGTAGCGCCGCAGGCCATGCGCTGGCTGCTGTTCAATTATCTGGTGGTGGCGTTGTGCGGTTTGCTGCTCGTGCTGCAGCCAGTGCCAGGAAGCAGGGCGCGCTAG
- the greA gene encoding transcription elongation factor GreA, with the protein MTKYPMTVQGARALEDELAHLTKIVRPKLSQDIGTARELGDLKENAEYHAAREQQGMVEARVRDIEGRLQNAVVIDVTSIAHTGKVIFGTTVEIANVETDESVTYQIVGEDEADIKLGKISVGSPIARALIAKVEGDVVAVKTPSGLVEYEIVEVRHL; encoded by the coding sequence ATGACTAAATACCCTATGACCGTTCAGGGCGCTCGCGCCCTGGAGGACGAATTGGCGCATCTGACCAAGATCGTACGGCCGAAGCTCAGTCAGGATATCGGCACCGCGCGTGAGCTCGGCGACCTCAAGGAAAACGCCGAGTACCATGCTGCCCGCGAGCAGCAGGGAATGGTCGAAGCGCGAGTTCGCGATATCGAAGGTCGCCTGCAGAATGCGGTGGTAATCGATGTGACGAGCATTGCGCACACCGGCAAGGTGATCTTCGGCACTACCGTGGAGATCGCCAACGTCGAGACCGACGAAAGCGTGACCTATCAGATCGTTGGTGAAGACGAAGCGGACATCAAGCTGGGTAAGATTTCCGTAGGCTCACCCATCGCACGTGCGCTGATTGCCAAGGTAGAGGGCGATGTGGTGGCGGTGAAAACTCCGAGCGGTCTGGTTGAGTACGAGATTGTCGAAGTCCGCCATCTTTAA
- the yhbY gene encoding ribosome assembly RNA-binding protein YhbY, whose product MPLTQEQKKQYKSIGHHLKPVLIVADNGLTEGVIAELDRALSDHELIKVQLRITEREDRLAVIAELCKAGRAELAQVIGKMALLYRKNPKPNKNLSNISRFSGM is encoded by the coding sequence ATGCCGCTCACTCAGGAGCAGAAGAAACAATACAAATCTATTGGCCACCATCTGAAACCGGTATTGATCGTGGCGGACAATGGCTTGACCGAAGGAGTGATCGCCGAACTGGATCGAGCGCTCAGCGATCACGAACTGATCAAAGTGCAGCTGCGCATCACCGAGCGCGAAGACCGTCTCGCGGTCATCGCCGAACTGTGCAAAGCCGGGCGCGCCGAACTGGCGCAAGTCATCGGCAAAATGGCTCTGCTGTATCGCAAAAATCCCAAGCCGAACAAAAACCTGTCCAACATCAGCCGCTTCAGCGGCATGTAA